In a single window of the Hoyosella subflava DQS3-9A1 genome:
- a CDS encoding low molecular weight protein-tyrosine-phosphatase: MHITFVCTGNICRSPMAERIVADVLEREGLADHVRVSSAGTGGWHAGDPADHRTVATLRKHGYSTTHRAEQVNGDHLSADLIVALDRGHARELRRRGAEPDRLRLLRSFEPDADGEDVADPYYGDMSDFEEVRLQIEAALPGLVAWIRENM; this comes from the coding sequence GTGCACATCACTTTTGTCTGTACTGGAAACATCTGCCGATCCCCAATGGCGGAACGCATCGTCGCAGATGTTCTCGAGCGTGAGGGGCTCGCGGACCACGTTCGCGTCTCGAGCGCCGGAACGGGTGGATGGCACGCGGGCGATCCCGCCGACCATCGCACCGTCGCCACCCTCCGCAAGCACGGCTACAGCACGACGCACCGTGCTGAGCAGGTCAACGGCGACCATCTCTCGGCAGATCTGATCGTCGCGCTGGACCGCGGTCACGCTAGGGAACTCCGTAGACGAGGAGCAGAGCCCGACAGACTGCGTTTGCTGCGCAGCTTCGAACCCGATGCTGACGGCGAAGACGTCGCGGACCCCTACTACGGTGACATGTCCGACTTCGAGGAAGTCCGGTTGCAGATCGAGGCAGCACTCCCGGGGCTAGTGGCGTGGATCCGCGAAAACATGTGA
- a CDS encoding HAD-IA family hydrolase — protein sequence MSSPQLLRSVVLFDLDGTITDSAPGVMTSFLSALEQIGKEPPAGMNVLDVVGPPMIDTLTGLGLQKPDIDAALAAYHERYDSVGWSEATLFAGIQNLLVELDQTGARIALSTSKAEKYARRMLDHFDIGKHFEFIGGASNDGKRRRKADVIRHTLENLGVSANGQSLGDDIVMVGDRVHDITGAKTFGIPTAAVTWGYGPASEHREAQWTVDSAAELRDLLLPAS from the coding sequence ATGTCGTCTCCTCAGTTGTTGCGTTCCGTCGTGCTTTTCGACCTCGATGGAACAATCACAGATTCCGCGCCTGGCGTGATGACGAGCTTCCTGTCCGCACTCGAACAGATCGGTAAGGAGCCGCCAGCAGGGATGAATGTTCTCGATGTCGTCGGCCCACCGATGATTGACACTCTCACCGGCCTCGGTCTGCAGAAGCCGGATATCGATGCTGCGCTCGCTGCTTATCATGAGCGCTACGACAGCGTCGGCTGGTCCGAGGCAACATTGTTTGCAGGAATACAGAATCTGCTCGTTGAGCTGGATCAGACCGGTGCCCGCATCGCGCTGAGCACCTCAAAAGCAGAGAAGTACGCACGCCGCATGCTGGACCACTTCGATATTGGCAAGCATTTTGAGTTCATCGGAGGTGCCAGCAACGACGGAAAGCGCAGACGTAAAGCGGACGTCATCCGCCACACGCTGGAGAATCTCGGTGTATCCGCGAACGGTCAATCGCTGGGGGACGACATCGTGATGGTGGGTGATCGCGTCCATGACATCACGGGCGCAAAGACATTCGGCATCCCGACCGCAGCAGTGACGTGGGGGTACGGTCCAGCGTCCGAACACCGTGAGGCACAGTGGACGGTTGATTCCGCTGCGGAACTCCGCGATCTTCTGCTGCCTGCAAGCTAG
- the cobC gene encoding Rv2231c family pyridoxal phosphate-dependent protein CobC, with product MSADRQLWDSLRHHGDVDASEGLLDFAVNVHGTAPPEWLQRRLASRLSDLARYPTAAEDLAVREAVAQRHGRTPDEVLLLSGAAEGFSLVAHLSPRCAAVVHPSFTEPEFALRQAGIAVHQVVVPPPFRLADATVPNDADLVVLGNPTNPTSVLHPRADIDALRRPGRVIVVDEAFSDVVPGEPETLAGISLPDVLVLRSLTKTWAIAGLRCGYMLGSPAILAELARRRPHWPVGTLQLEAIRACCTPEALAAAEVITQRIGEDRKYLIAELRQSESRGVGIVEPADASFLLLHVSGRPDLRHRLKERGIAVRRCDTFPGLSDDYVRVAVREREAADALLAAIREVL from the coding sequence GTGAGTGCAGACCGGCAACTGTGGGATTCGTTGCGTCACCACGGCGACGTCGATGCGAGCGAGGGCCTTCTCGATTTCGCCGTCAACGTCCATGGAACCGCTCCTCCTGAATGGCTGCAGCGCCGACTTGCCTCGCGGCTTAGCGATCTGGCGCGGTACCCCACCGCAGCCGAGGATCTAGCGGTTCGCGAAGCTGTCGCGCAACGACACGGCCGAACCCCTGACGAGGTCCTCCTACTTTCCGGTGCAGCGGAGGGGTTTTCGCTGGTCGCGCACCTCAGCCCTCGCTGCGCGGCTGTGGTCCACCCTTCATTCACCGAACCTGAATTTGCCCTGCGTCAGGCTGGAATCGCGGTGCATCAGGTCGTGGTTCCTCCGCCATTCCGGCTGGCTGACGCCACGGTGCCGAACGACGCTGATCTCGTGGTGCTCGGAAACCCCACGAACCCAACATCGGTGCTGCATCCACGCGCTGACATAGACGCGTTGCGAAGACCAGGCCGGGTTATCGTCGTCGACGAGGCGTTTTCAGACGTGGTGCCTGGCGAACCCGAAACACTGGCGGGAATCTCATTGCCGGATGTTCTTGTTCTGCGCAGTCTCACAAAGACGTGGGCAATCGCGGGCTTGCGGTGTGGCTACATGCTCGGCAGCCCTGCGATTCTTGCTGAGTTAGCGCGACGGCGCCCCCACTGGCCGGTCGGCACGCTGCAGCTCGAGGCTATTCGCGCTTGCTGTACGCCGGAAGCACTCGCCGCGGCAGAGGTGATCACGCAGCGGATAGGGGAGGACCGCAAGTACCTCATTGCAGAGTTGCGCCAATCTGAAAGCCGGGGTGTGGGCATAGTGGAACCAGCTGACGCGTCCTTTCTGCTTCTCCATGTCAGCGGCCGCCCTGACCTGCGTCACCGGCTCAAGGAGCGCGGGATTGCGGTGCGACGGTGTGACACATTCCCGGGGCTGTCAGACGACTATGTCAGAGTGGCCGTGAGAGAGCGCGAGGCGGCTGATGCGCTTCTCGCCGCGATCAGGGAGGTGCTGTGA
- a CDS encoding Nif3-like dinuclear metal center hexameric protein, with translation MSEDHGGKAEARRVSVGDITQCLDDAYPPALAEPWDSVGLVCGDPDDAVTRVMFTVDATAAVVEEALEWGADLLVAHHPLLLRGVDTVGAHTPKGALIHRLIRSGCALFTAHTNADSADPGVSDALADALGLTVQGPLSSKNDSPADKWIVYVPQSDAHAVSRAMFAAGAGQIGEYTECGWSVTGSGQFRPGDDANPTIGSLGELELVTEDRVEMVAPRSLRALVLSALREAHPYEEPAFDVVELAAMPTAHGLGRVAALPEPETFEAFTQRVAARLPRTSWGVRAAGDPHRMVERVAVCGGAGDSFLALAAKLGVDAYVTSDLRHHPADEHLRAGGPALVDVAHWASEFPWCGQARSVVQDAFGVRGVETRISEVRTDPWTIAQP, from the coding sequence GTGAGCGAGGACCACGGTGGAAAAGCTGAGGCCCGACGAGTGTCTGTCGGGGACATCACCCAGTGTCTCGACGATGCTTACCCGCCAGCCCTCGCGGAGCCGTGGGACTCCGTGGGACTTGTCTGCGGGGATCCGGATGATGCCGTCACGCGTGTCATGTTCACCGTCGACGCAACCGCCGCAGTCGTCGAGGAGGCACTCGAGTGGGGTGCGGACCTGCTCGTCGCACACCATCCACTGCTCCTGCGTGGAGTCGACACTGTGGGCGCGCACACTCCCAAAGGCGCCCTCATCCATCGGCTCATCCGAAGCGGATGTGCACTCTTCACCGCACATACGAACGCGGACTCTGCCGATCCGGGGGTCTCGGACGCGCTCGCGGATGCTCTCGGCCTCACGGTGCAAGGCCCGCTCTCCAGTAAGAATGACAGCCCCGCCGACAAGTGGATCGTCTACGTCCCCCAGTCTGATGCCCACGCTGTTTCGCGCGCGATGTTCGCCGCAGGCGCTGGACAGATCGGTGAATATACCGAATGCGGCTGGTCTGTGACAGGCAGCGGCCAGTTCCGGCCCGGAGATGATGCGAACCCGACGATCGGGTCACTGGGGGAGCTCGAATTGGTTACCGAGGACCGCGTCGAAATGGTGGCGCCACGAAGCCTCCGAGCTCTCGTTCTCTCCGCGCTGCGGGAAGCCCATCCCTATGAAGAACCGGCTTTCGACGTGGTCGAACTGGCTGCGATGCCGACCGCGCACGGGCTTGGCCGTGTGGCTGCATTGCCGGAGCCCGAAACCTTCGAAGCGTTTACGCAGCGGGTCGCGGCGCGGCTTCCCCGAACTTCCTGGGGAGTACGCGCAGCGGGTGACCCGCATCGGATGGTTGAGCGAGTCGCAGTGTGTGGCGGCGCAGGTGATTCGTTCCTGGCCCTGGCCGCAAAACTTGGCGTCGACGCGTACGTCACGTCGGACCTCCGGCACCACCCCGCCGATGAGCATCTGCGGGCCGGAGGTCCAGCGCTCGTCGACGTCGCACACTGGGCAAGCGAATTCCCCTGGTGCGGACAGGCGCGCAGCGTTGTCCAGGATGCGTTCGGTGTTCGGGGGGTCGAGACGAGGATCAGCGAAGTCCGAACAGACCCCTGGACGATTGCCCAGCCGTGA
- a CDS encoding zinc ribbon domain-containing protein: MDVDVKVQQKLLDLADVDAELLRIRHRRINLPEDKEIERLKKERQARKDDAVAAEIALDDLDRDIKRLEREVDQVGQREKRDNALMQSGTVAAKQLSELQHELGTLGRRRSLLEDELLDIMEQREAAEENYKHAGARLSHAEEELDAAGSKRGDATADLDVAEKRCDTDREKLTQLFPEELLSLYENERRSHSVGAGRLQGSRCGACRIELDRGELERIKATPPERVVQCPECGAILVRAGR; the protein is encoded by the coding sequence GTGGATGTTGACGTGAAAGTTCAGCAAAAGCTCCTTGACCTTGCCGATGTCGACGCTGAACTCTTGCGCATCCGGCATCGTCGCATCAATCTCCCGGAAGACAAGGAGATCGAGCGGCTGAAGAAAGAGCGCCAGGCCCGGAAAGATGACGCAGTGGCAGCCGAGATCGCGCTCGACGACCTTGACAGGGACATCAAACGCCTCGAGCGTGAGGTCGATCAGGTGGGCCAGCGGGAGAAGCGCGACAACGCCCTCATGCAGTCTGGGACCGTGGCCGCGAAACAGCTATCCGAGTTGCAGCATGAACTCGGCACTCTCGGTCGTCGCCGCTCGCTGCTCGAAGACGAACTGCTCGACATCATGGAGCAGCGCGAAGCGGCTGAGGAGAACTACAAGCACGCCGGTGCACGGCTCTCTCACGCGGAAGAGGAACTCGACGCCGCGGGGAGTAAACGCGGGGATGCGACGGCGGATCTCGATGTCGCGGAGAAGCGGTGCGACACAGATCGCGAGAAGCTCACACAGCTCTTTCCCGAAGAACTTCTTAGCTTGTATGAGAATGAACGACGTTCGCACAGTGTCGGCGCTGGCAGACTCCAAGGCAGCCGCTGCGGTGCGTGCCGTATCGAGCTTGACCGCGGGGAGCTCGAACGAATTAAGGCCACCCCGCCGGAACGCGTGGTCCAATGCCCCGAATGCGGCGCGATCCTTGTTCGCGCGGGCCGATAA
- a CDS encoding bifunctional RNase H/acid phosphatase has translation MTTTNAKKRVIIEADGGSRGNPGPAGYGAVVLDPDDRTVLAERKQAIGIATNNVAEYSGLIAGLEAATEVGAHEAEVRMDSKLVVEQMSGRWKVKHPDMIPLARRAAELAQAFSHVEYRWVPRADNAHADRLANEAMDAANENGEQPPPKTEEMAPGWTGAVGKPTRLLLLRHGQTQLSIERRYSGRGDHALTPEGHRQARFAAERLARQRGRIAAVVSSPLTRAQQTAHAVAEGLGVDVHVQDGFIETDFGEWEGLTFAEAAERDPELFQRWLTDTSVAPPGGEPFDEVHRRIQKAKDELVAEYSGANVIVVTHVTPIKTLLRIALDVGPALLFRLHLDLASLSIAEFYPDGGAAVRLINDTSHTHTR, from the coding sequence TTGACTACAACGAATGCGAAGAAGCGCGTGATCATCGAAGCGGATGGTGGGTCGCGAGGGAACCCGGGGCCAGCGGGCTATGGAGCGGTGGTTCTCGACCCTGACGACCGCACCGTTCTGGCGGAACGCAAACAAGCGATCGGGATCGCCACCAATAACGTCGCTGAATACAGCGGTCTTATCGCCGGCCTCGAGGCGGCCACCGAAGTCGGTGCGCATGAAGCGGAGGTCCGCATGGACTCAAAGCTGGTCGTCGAGCAGATGTCAGGCCGGTGGAAGGTCAAGCATCCGGACATGATTCCGCTGGCACGTCGTGCGGCTGAGCTTGCGCAAGCGTTCAGCCATGTTGAGTACCGCTGGGTCCCCAGGGCAGACAACGCGCACGCTGACCGCTTGGCCAATGAGGCGATGGACGCTGCCAACGAGAACGGTGAGCAACCTCCACCGAAAACGGAGGAAATGGCACCCGGCTGGACGGGAGCTGTGGGCAAACCCACTCGGCTGCTGCTGCTGCGCCACGGGCAGACGCAACTTTCCATCGAGCGGCGCTACTCCGGCAGAGGCGACCATGCACTCACACCAGAAGGACACCGTCAAGCGCGATTCGCCGCCGAAAGGCTCGCTCGTCAGCGCGGACGCATCGCCGCTGTCGTCTCGTCGCCATTGACGAGAGCGCAGCAGACAGCCCACGCCGTAGCCGAGGGCTTAGGCGTGGATGTACACGTGCAGGACGGTTTCATCGAGACGGACTTCGGGGAGTGGGAAGGCCTCACCTTCGCCGAGGCGGCTGAGCGTGACCCGGAGCTATTTCAGCGCTGGTTGACCGACACCTCGGTTGCACCGCCTGGTGGTGAGCCATTTGACGAGGTTCACCGGCGCATCCAGAAGGCCAAAGATGAGCTCGTCGCCGAGTACAGCGGCGCCAACGTGATCGTGGTTACCCACGTCACCCCAATCAAGACGCTTCTGCGGATTGCCCTCGATGTGGGTCCCGCACTCCTATTCAGGCTGCACCTCGATCTCGCGTCGCTGAGCATCGCGGAGTTCTACCCGGACGGCGGGGCCGCCGTCCGGCTGATCAACGACACAAGCCACACGCACACGCGTTGA
- a CDS encoding DUF4185 domain-containing protein, producing the protein MTAGFTKLCDLTGPGTSSAKFGVVGTDLGIPAVLPDHETIGWVFGDTFEGTGPGTRGWRSPVLLRSQRAHPSAGVTFNSAAGGDYAKRLIPESNTNGVTWLPADVLTLDGTVYLWAMRNDGLHHVTKTRIFTSNDHGEHWSPTRAAWSGWRKGANMQLITWERGGDGYVYAFTTGFQRNKPLYLYRVAESSVLDKKAWTPWGWTKRRGWQWGNKATPVLTGQFGEISLRRVADRFVLSWFDAGNYQIRVAILTHPTNNLYRAPTRTVLTGTTWDAEDHANGRVAQLYGGYVIPGSSLEDLYLAVSQWNTGTNKVYKTMVFHGDAGPPRGQSA; encoded by the coding sequence GTGACGGCAGGATTTACCAAGCTGTGCGACCTCACCGGGCCGGGAACGTCAAGTGCCAAGTTTGGCGTAGTCGGCACCGATCTGGGCATTCCTGCTGTGTTGCCGGACCACGAAACGATCGGATGGGTGTTCGGCGACACCTTCGAGGGTACTGGCCCGGGCACGAGGGGCTGGCGGTCCCCAGTGCTGCTGCGTTCCCAACGGGCACACCCGAGCGCGGGAGTGACATTTAATTCCGCTGCCGGTGGGGACTACGCAAAGCGGCTCATTCCGGAAAGCAACACCAACGGTGTCACCTGGCTTCCCGCTGACGTTCTCACACTCGACGGGACCGTCTACCTGTGGGCGATGCGCAACGACGGACTCCACCACGTGACTAAAACCCGCATATTTACGTCCAACGACCATGGTGAGCACTGGTCACCCACGCGAGCGGCGTGGAGCGGGTGGCGGAAAGGCGCCAACATGCAGCTCATCACCTGGGAACGTGGGGGCGATGGGTATGTGTACGCCTTTACTACCGGGTTTCAGCGGAACAAGCCGCTCTACCTCTACCGCGTTGCCGAGTCGTCAGTACTGGACAAGAAAGCGTGGACGCCGTGGGGGTGGACCAAGCGACGCGGCTGGCAGTGGGGGAACAAGGCCACACCTGTCTTGACTGGCCAGTTTGGCGAAATCTCGTTAAGGCGAGTCGCGGACCGGTTCGTCCTCTCCTGGTTCGACGCCGGCAACTACCAAATCCGCGTTGCGATACTCACGCACCCTACGAACAACCTGTACCGCGCACCGACCCGTACCGTCCTCACTGGCACGACCTGGGATGCTGAAGACCACGCCAACGGACGCGTAGCGCAGCTGTATGGCGGATACGTGATCCCCGGATCCTCACTGGAAGATTTGTATCTGGCGGTGAGCCAATGGAACACCGGAACTAACAAGGTTTATAAGACGATGGTGTTCCACGGCGATGCAGGCCCTCCTCGCGGCCAGTCGGCGTGA
- a CDS encoding peptidoglycan recognition protein family protein — translation MDTFRAARVRKLSEFTGIMHMHWDGQCRREALVAWIGNLWWLADALREEGLRVVEQPDWRQRGHGEYRDIRGVMCHHTAGGGPNDWQVVLNGRPDLPGPLSNLVLERDGTYRVIASGVCWHAGRGSWPGWPTDNANWHVIGIEAVSRGIPDAQGRYDWTPEQLDAYVRGCAVLVRRAGFPVRNVVGHKEYSSEGKIDPAGIDMDDFRAQVQQVVNRMNAPRNPDDYPLPEGYYFGPLEGPVQSVSGLHPSERPEWREALKHWQRAQQIPDTGAWDAATAAAARALQARNGWNPDGLIGPGTWAAGLRGPAVPPTDEPILEEVAPEIPEGPAEPDTEEPAPTEPQPPVTTPRTVLREVLQWIRDRLPVGR, via the coding sequence GTGGATACCTTCCGCGCCGCTCGGGTACGCAAATTGTCAGAGTTCACTGGCATCATGCACATGCACTGGGACGGCCAGTGCAGACGGGAGGCACTTGTGGCGTGGATAGGTAATCTGTGGTGGCTCGCAGACGCCTTACGCGAGGAGGGGCTCCGGGTGGTCGAGCAGCCTGACTGGCGGCAGCGTGGGCACGGCGAGTACCGCGACATTCGTGGCGTGATGTGCCATCACACTGCCGGTGGTGGCCCCAACGATTGGCAGGTCGTCCTGAATGGCAGACCTGATCTACCGGGGCCGTTGTCGAACCTTGTGCTCGAAAGAGACGGCACCTATCGCGTCATCGCCTCTGGTGTCTGCTGGCACGCGGGTCGTGGTTCCTGGCCCGGCTGGCCCACAGACAATGCGAACTGGCACGTCATCGGCATTGAAGCGGTGAGCCGAGGCATACCCGACGCGCAGGGCCGCTATGACTGGACTCCAGAACAACTTGACGCGTATGTCCGCGGCTGCGCGGTCCTCGTGCGCCGCGCTGGATTTCCGGTCCGCAACGTCGTCGGACATAAGGAATACAGCTCCGAGGGAAAAATCGACCCTGCGGGTATCGACATGGACGACTTCCGTGCTCAGGTTCAGCAAGTAGTCAACCGGATGAACGCACCCCGCAACCCAGATGACTACCCACTGCCGGAAGGCTACTACTTCGGTCCACTCGAGGGGCCCGTCCAGTCAGTTTCTGGGCTGCACCCATCTGAGCGGCCCGAATGGCGGGAGGCTCTCAAGCACTGGCAGCGAGCTCAGCAGATTCCTGACACGGGAGCATGGGATGCCGCGACCGCAGCGGCTGCGCGGGCTCTGCAAGCCAGGAATGGCTGGAATCCTGATGGACTGATCGGGCCGGGTACGTGGGCTGCTGGTCTTCGCGGACCCGCAGTGCCGCCAACTGACGAGCCGATTCTCGAAGAGGTCGCGCCGGAGATTCCCGAAGGACCCGCCGAGCCAGATACCGAAGAACCAGCGCCCACCGAACCGCAGCCACCGGTAACGACGCCACGAACTGTACTGCGAGAGGTTCTGCAGTGGATTCGGGACCGCCTACCGGTCGGCCGCTGA
- a CDS encoding CYTH and CHAD domain-containing protein codes for MVTQSRERELKFEAGQHAEIPELGSIQGVDAVADPARNTLHATYFDTEDLALIRARITLRHRTGGGDEGWHVKLPPAKGARTELHLPLTSLTEGPPDELLDLVRVHIRDKDVSPVAEIINNRRTWHLSDASATVLAEVTDDDVTARSLRKGHEHTSRWREWEAELAGGDEALLQRIRKQLLAAGARDSLSPSKLAKALGPLPEDSAAERGADYPAGTAGGMTLTSLRKHRAAFVAYDPRVRADEHDSIHQMRVAARRIRSILRAYRRIFDRSATDQIESELKWIARVLGAARDAEVMEDRLRTLIDEQPAGSIPAEVRDKLISSQQKAYQDAYRAVTDALGGERYFRLLDSLDVLLSPGVFDEGALASADDAVGSAIQGIYRKATKTEKASRAEADPDARDHLLHTLRKECKRIRYAAELASREHNSKKVKKSVKRVRKAAEMLQETLGEHQDGVITRALLTEAANAAQKSGADSAAYELLAQHEQELADAAMERYREQWQALRHELKRLG; via the coding sequence ATGGTGACGCAAAGCCGTGAGCGAGAACTCAAGTTCGAGGCTGGGCAGCATGCGGAAATCCCGGAACTCGGCAGCATTCAGGGCGTTGACGCTGTTGCTGACCCAGCCCGCAATACCCTCCACGCGACCTATTTCGACACTGAAGATCTTGCGCTCATCCGGGCTCGCATCACGCTGCGACACCGAACGGGCGGCGGCGACGAGGGGTGGCATGTAAAACTCCCTCCGGCCAAAGGCGCACGTACCGAACTGCACCTGCCACTGACTTCGTTAACAGAGGGCCCGCCTGACGAGCTCCTCGACCTCGTGCGGGTACACATCCGCGACAAGGACGTATCGCCCGTCGCGGAAATCATCAACAACCGGCGCACTTGGCACCTGAGCGACGCTTCGGCCACCGTACTCGCCGAGGTCACTGACGATGACGTGACCGCCCGTTCGCTTCGCAAAGGGCATGAACATACGTCCCGCTGGCGCGAGTGGGAAGCAGAGCTCGCGGGCGGCGACGAGGCGCTACTGCAACGAATCAGGAAGCAACTGCTCGCCGCAGGTGCGCGGGACTCGTTGAGTCCTTCGAAACTCGCGAAAGCCCTTGGCCCACTCCCGGAAGACAGTGCGGCGGAACGCGGCGCCGACTATCCGGCAGGCACTGCCGGGGGCATGACGCTGACATCGCTGCGCAAACACAGAGCGGCCTTCGTGGCCTACGACCCCCGCGTACGCGCCGATGAGCACGACTCGATCCATCAGATGAGAGTTGCGGCCCGGCGTATACGCAGCATCCTCCGTGCCTACCGACGGATATTCGACAGGTCGGCCACCGATCAGATCGAATCAGAACTGAAGTGGATCGCACGCGTGCTCGGCGCAGCGCGGGATGCCGAGGTCATGGAGGACCGACTGCGGACTCTGATCGATGAGCAGCCCGCGGGGAGCATCCCAGCGGAAGTGCGAGACAAGCTGATCAGCAGCCAGCAGAAGGCCTATCAGGACGCTTACCGCGCAGTCACGGATGCGCTCGGCGGCGAGCGGTACTTCCGGCTCCTAGATTCACTTGATGTGCTATTGAGCCCGGGGGTGTTTGACGAGGGTGCGCTCGCTTCAGCTGACGACGCCGTCGGCAGCGCGATCCAGGGGATCTATCGCAAAGCGACGAAAACCGAGAAGGCGTCGCGCGCTGAAGCTGACCCAGATGCTCGTGACCACCTGCTTCACACACTGCGCAAGGAATGTAAACGCATCCGGTACGCGGCCGAACTCGCCTCTCGCGAACACAATTCCAAGAAGGTGAAGAAGAGCGTCAAAAGGGTGCGTAAGGCTGCCGAGATGCTGCAGGAAACTCTAGGAGAGCACCAGGACGGCGTCATCACGCGGGCGCTTCTGACTGAAGCCGCGAACGCAGCTCAGAAGTCCGGTGCGGATTCCGCCGCGTACGAGTTACTTGCCCAGCATGAGCAAGAGCTCGCCGACGCGGCTATGGAGCGCTACCGGGAGCAGTGGCAGGCGCTTCGTCACGAGCTGAAGCGTTTGGGTTAA
- the panB gene encoding 3-methyl-2-oxobutanoate hydroxymethyltransferase, which yields MSETPVYGSAGQQPKRTKTRIHHLQALKEKHEPWPMLTAYDYPTAQIFDDAGIPVLLVGDSAANVVYGYDTTVPVTIDELLPLVRAVVRGAPNALVVADLPFGSYEVSAEQALETSIRFLKEGGTHAVKLEGGERMAPKIQALTAAGIPVMAHIGFTPQSVNSLGGFRVQGRGSGADQLIADALAVQEAGAFSVVMEMVPAELASEVTHKLTIPTIGIGAGNECDAQVLVWQDMAGLNRGKTAKFVRQFAAVGNELLRAATEYADAVRDRSFPAPEHSFTN from the coding sequence ATGTCGGAGACACCTGTGTACGGGTCTGCGGGCCAGCAGCCCAAACGGACGAAAACTCGGATTCACCACTTACAGGCGCTGAAGGAGAAGCACGAGCCGTGGCCAATGCTCACGGCTTACGACTATCCGACCGCGCAGATCTTCGATGATGCGGGAATTCCGGTCCTGCTTGTCGGGGACTCGGCAGCGAACGTGGTGTACGGCTACGACACCACAGTGCCGGTGACTATTGACGAACTCCTCCCACTGGTGCGTGCTGTCGTTCGCGGCGCGCCGAATGCCCTTGTTGTTGCCGACCTGCCTTTCGGTTCGTACGAGGTTTCCGCCGAACAGGCACTCGAAACGTCGATACGCTTTTTGAAAGAAGGCGGCACGCACGCTGTCAAACTCGAAGGTGGCGAGCGTATGGCTCCGAAAATACAGGCGCTGACAGCAGCAGGAATTCCCGTGATGGCGCACATCGGCTTCACTCCGCAGAGTGTGAACAGCCTCGGTGGTTTCCGCGTCCAGGGACGTGGAAGCGGGGCAGATCAGCTCATTGCCGACGCACTTGCAGTACAGGAAGCCGGTGCCTTCTCAGTCGTCATGGAGATGGTCCCAGCGGAACTCGCCTCCGAAGTGACACATAAACTGACAATTCCCACGATCGGGATCGGCGCGGGAAATGAGTGCGACGCACAGGTTCTGGTCTGGCAGGACATGGCGGGACTCAATCGCGGGAAGACCGCGAAATTCGTCCGGCAGTTCGCGGCCGTAGGGAACGAGCTTCTGCGCGCAGCCACAGAATATGCGGACGCGGTGCGCGATCGATCATTCCCCGCACCCGAACACTCTTTTACCAACTAA